The following nucleotide sequence is from Eremothecium cymbalariae DBVPG#7215 chromosome 6, complete sequence.
GTGGTagaagattttttttttggtttgaaAGATTCTTTCCATTCTAAAagattttctttctctctctGCAGACCAACTACTATAATCCAGAGGTAGAGAAGACAACGGTTTTATTACTGGTTGCATATCATTAGTGCTTAGGGAGCGTTAGAAAAGTTACGATTTCTACTTGAAGTTGGTAGCGGTTTCTCGATCACATGTCGCTGATAAACAGTCATTCTTCCACTGCCATGGAATGCTCAGCGTTTAATTTGCACCGAGCGTTCAGTTCCAGTGTTGAAAATGTGGGTAATATGACTCCTAGCAACTCTTCGCCGCTGCACCATTCCACGATGGTTACCATGAACAAGTCCCAGAATATTGACGGTAatagcagcaacaacaacaatagtAGTATTACtagtagtaataataacgGTGGTAGTGTTGGTAGCAACATCAACAGTGGCGGCGGTGGTAGTGGTGGAGCTGCTAGTGCCAATAATGTTGTTCCGGCAAAGAGTGCTAACAATAATCATTCGCCTCTTCACATTGCAACGATGTTAAACACCTTGTCGCTCAATTCGAATCCGCCTTCTCAACACCAGTCCGCTGTCCAGGGTCCTTATTTGGTACGTCTACAGAATGTACCTAAAGATACGACTTTGCGGGAATGCCACGCTTTGTTTGCCTTGGCGCATGGTGTCATTTCTATAGAGTTATCGAGCTTTCAGCAGTACGCAGAGAGATCGCAGACCTCCGGTCAGGAATCTACCAATTATATTGTCGCTAAGTTTGATTCATTATATTTGGCATGTCAATATGCGATGATACTAGATGAGAAATCTCAGATATTTGGTCCAAGTTTCCCATTTAAGACTTACGTggaagttgttgatgagTTAACCCAGCAACAGATGCCTTTCCATACGCAGATGCAATTGCATCAGGGTTCGCCACCTGCGCCGTCTCAAGTCACCCCATATCAGCAGCCTTTGTTGTCGGCCTCAGGAGTGGTGAGTCCACCGCAGTCTGCTTCCAGCGTCAAGAGGCCAAGCTTATTGGTCCAGCGTTCTAGGTTTTCATTTACAGATCCGTTTTCTGGTGACCAGTTGAACCAACCTTCTCAGCAACCGGATAGCATCACTACTCCACTGAAAGGTCATCAGGATACCGGCAAGTCATTTTTGCTAATGGAAAGCGACGAGATTAATGACAGCATATGGGGTAATGGAACTGGTATTCCTTCCAGCATTAGCGGGTTAACAAATTCGCAGCCACCAACGCCACATCTGGAATGGGGGACCACTGGAAGACGCCAAAGCTCCAGTTTTTACCCGTCTCAACCCAACACAGAGATACCACCTATACATTTAACAGGTCAAGTGCAATCGTCATCTCAATTAGCAACTGGTTTGCAACAACCGCTACCACAACCACAACCACAGCGCCAGTCTTTGTCATATAATTTGGTAACGCCACTATCGTCTGATATGAATTTGTCAACTCAAGCAGTACAAGGAGGCGTTCTACCGCATCAACCTCCAAcacagcagcaacaacaacaacagcagcagcagcagcagcagcagcagcaacaacaacagcaacaacaacaacaacaacaacagcagcagcagcagcagccacaATCACAAcagcatcagcagcagcagcaacagcagcaacagcagtcATCTCAGCAATCTGTAGTATCGCAACCTCAGTCTCAATCAACTACTTCCAGCCAACAAAAGCTGGTTAACAGAAATAGCATGTCGAAGACTTTACAAGGAAACGGCCCTAGGaatgctgctgctgctttaCAGAATACTAATGGTATATCCCAAGTTGATTTGTCATTATTGGCTAAAGTTCCGCCTCCTGCGAATCCTGCAGACCAAAATCCACCTTGTAATACTCTCTACGTTGGAAACTTACCTCCTGACGCAACTGAACAAGAACTACGCCAGTTGTTTTCAAGCCAAAAAGGCTTTAGAAGGCTATCATTTAGgaataaaaacaacaacggGAATGGACATGGTCCAAtgtgttttgttgaattcGAAGATGTCGCACATGCTACTAGGGCGTTGGCCGAATTATATGGTAGTCAGTTATCCCGTACCAACGGTTCTCACAACAGCAAGGGCGGTATCAGATTGAGTTTCTCAAAAAATCCATTGGGTGTCAGAGGTCCTAACAGCAGGCGCGGTGGGAACGTCAATAGCAATGGTGGCACGGGGACAACGAATTATTCCTATGCAGCTGCTTTCAGCAAATCTTGAAAATACAATATTCGTGTTCATTTACTGCAGTTTTATATTTTCAGCGTCACTGTTTGCTATTCTTTAATCATAGGCTTTAATCACCATCCATAACTTAACATGTTATCTTtatctctctctctctctctttctctctgtCTGTCTCTGTCTTCATTACGTGCTATTTGTTCCTAATTGGCATTCATTCCTTAAGGTTTCGACATTGGGAAAGTCTTTCGTCTTTTTGATGCTTGAATCTCcatgttttttattatctcTTACACTTCACATAGTCTAAGTTTACtttttttagaaaaaaagCAGGCAATAGGCATGCCTTGGCGACTATTGTGTATGGTTTATTTTGGTGTCTGTTCCCGGTTGCCATCTAAGAGCCTGCTTTTGTTTCcttctcatcaacattttTTTTGCTAGAATAATGCAATGGATACAAATCTACCGTTATATTTCATGTATATTCTGCCATGTTTTTTTATTGCGCAGTTGCATCTATAAAAGGCATGCACTCTTCGCCCTTTATATTCCCCTGTATCCATTCCGACTGTAACTATAATAATGTTGTCATTCAAATATACTACTGTCATGTTGTCAACTAATACCGCTACTTCATTGATTGATTGGGGTATAAGAAAGTTTTGTGCACTTTTGATTGCATCATTCTACTGGTTTAGTGCgaaataataattttttgaagTCACTATTGTATTCTATTTAGTTAATTATTTTTCAAGACTCAGTAATAGGATATTCAATTCTACCTCTTTGTTTATAACTTTGGGTTATAATTATTCTCTTGGAAGCCGCATTGTCTTTTATCACTGCTTCGATGTGTCTCATAAACGACAGTGATATATAGAAGGGCGATCACCTAGAACAGAAATCATTGatttgttttgttttgtttggCTTTTAATAAAGACatgtatataataaatgaaaagaTATATGTGAAGTTCATTAGTTAAAACTACATCTGCCACTTGCATGCAATGCCAAAAGAAATTTTCAAAGTGTAATGTTTATTTCATATAAGCTGCAACATAGCCGCCGGAATTGCTGGCAGTAGCAAAGGAATCTGATTCGGCAGACGCACCAGCATGACTGGATGGAGGCACTACAGAGCTATCACCAGCAGGTGTTTCATTTGTGACTGCAGAAATAGGAGCATCAGTAGTTGCAGCTACTATAGTCGAAGCAACAGCCTCAGTAGAAGCACTAGTGGTTGCTGTGACAGCAGAGTTTATCGTGGTATTCGATCCATTGATCCTCTGttgtttcaacaacttttccttCAGTTTCAATTCCATAGCTTTCTTTTCTAATTCTTGAATACGCCTCTGCAGTTCCCTGGCAGATTGTGTttctaattcttccaacttttgTTGCTTTGCGATAATGCGTTCATGTCTCAATACATATGGTAGGGTCTCTGAAATATTTCTTAGTTTAGACCTATTTTGAGATCCACTATCAGTTGCGGAGGGAGAGTTTTTGATGTTTCTAATGATTTCCTCATTGTCCCGTCTGATTGTGACAGAAAGTCTTCTAATTGGCGAGTCTGCCTCCCTGGAAGTCCCATCAGTATCAATGTTTGGAGTACTTGGCGCAGGAATATCCGAATTTGGTAAGGTGCTAAATGATTGCTGAGATTTACAGTTACCAGTAGTAACCAGTGACGCAAAGTTACTTAATGAAGGTGTTGCAGAATATCTCTCATCACTAGTATTATTCCTACTACTGGATGACCTAGTTGTATCCCATTCTGATATAGAGGATAGCTTCTCCGCACGATAATTCTCATACAACAAATTATGAGTGGTatctttgaattcttgcAAATGGGTTCCAAATAGAACGCTCTTCAAGGCACGTAAATCGGagatattttcatcatcgaTCATAATATCGCCCCAAGGATAAGATCTCATGTACTTTCCGTTTGGACCTTTTATATCGGAACAAACTACTGCAAACGGCTGCAACTCAGCTAGATCGCGTACTTCGGCAATagcatcctcatcttcttcatcctcatccaGCTCGAACTTATAGATGGGAAcattgaaatattctaTGTCATCCATAATAGCCCTTTTAAAATTCACCAATTCCTCGGTCGTAAAAGAATCAGCACGCGAAATAATAGGTAAAACATTTGTGTAACGAgataatttcttcatcatctcaATATCTAATTCGCGCAAACCATGACCAGTAGGTTCGATGAAATAAATGGCAGCATGAACACGCCCATCCTCAAATCTCGGATTCCTCTTAATCCGCGTTTCCTCCGCAAGTACTAAATCAAATTGCTGCTCTAAATACGCAACAACCTCATCAAAGCAGAGCTCATTGTCCAAATTCTCACCTATCCCATGGGTGtcaattaaatttaaaCACATTCTGTCCCGAGGGTCATCTGAAGCCCTATCATTGCACACCTCCACAGATGTCGATGTAATCGTGATTCCCGGCTCCAAATGCGCCCCTGCAGCATCAAAAGCTGACATATAAGAAGGAATACCGCTCTTGGAAGTAAACGTCACAACCTTGGTCGGATTAACAACCTTCACCACCGCATTTTCCTCATAAACCCTCTCAGTTTGGTACCGATGTGGGAAAATTGTCGACTCCAACAAATTATTCGCAAACGTAGTCTTACCCGTCCCACTAGGACCAACTAATAAAACCGTATATGTAACACCACGTTTCTGCTCCTTCTTCCTACGAAACAATGCTGCCGGTGGATTATTCGAAAACTCTACCGCATCCATTTCTGTTCTTTCCTGTTCTTTCCTGCTggtataatatatatatatatatatacgtgGTGTGTTACTCTCTTTACTAGAACACCAAAACTTAAAATTCGCCGCTAAATCTTATCTCTCAATATCTGTTTCAAATCCCAAACTCAACAATAGCTCCGTGGCTACCTTACACATCCACTGGATCGTACTTGACTAACTATTAAACACAAAAAGGTCCTGTAAACTAAATCAATATTCTGCCCTTTTAGCGAAGGACAACTAATTCATCGCCACATTCAGAAACGCGTATTAGAAAAAGGAAACCGTCCTTTGATGAATCTTGGACGTTACCCGGCGTTTTTGAATCAAGTCACGCAACGTGGCCAAACCATGTAAAAGATGTGGTTGTTCTGGGTTCGAAGATGACTGTTGGCGAGCCTGCGTGTTGGGTATATGATGCCTGGCCACCGTTAGGTTCACTGCCGGGGGGTACGGTTTGAGACGTtgtgtgtgtatatgtTTGGATGTCAGTGTGCTACGGGGTTCTGTTATGTATCCCACGTATGATATAGATGCAGATAAGACGAACTGCAAAATGAGCGGGAACGATAGACGCTACTTCCGTTGTTTATGTTGCTCCAAGGGGCATGTATGGAGGTGAAATTGTATGATATAACTTGGAAGGGAGGGCCAGCGTCCACGAACGGTGTTTTGTATTTCGTTTTGACAGAGAGTGGGTAGAGGTAACAAGGGGGGAGCAGTACGGCTAGGGGGTGGGGTTACAGTTCGTCGGTACATTGGCTAGTAAAACTTTGGATGGATGTGTTTTGGAGCTGCGGAGAGGCGTGTGTGGTAGGGAGGGTGGGGCAAGAGTAGTCCTTGGTTTGACGGATATATTTCGTAGATAAGAACAGGCTGTAGCTGGTGGCTTGGCCATGGAGTCGCACTCGAGAAGCAGATGGCCTCTGATGTCGGTTACACGGGAACAGGCGGTGGTAGCGGTGGTAGTGGTGGTAGGTGTTAACTATGAGCTTGGAGAGGGGGCTCCATGTGGGTCACGTGGGCAATAATTTGATTACTTTTCGCTGGCAGGTAAAAAATTTAAGTTGCGTGATGTACTACTACTTGCAGAGcattatttgaagacaGGTGAA
It contains:
- a CDS encoding uncharacterized protein (similar to Ashbya gossypii ABL158C) is translated as MSLINSHSSTAMECSAFNLHRAFSSSVENVGNMTPSNSSPLHHSTMVTMNKSQNIDGNSSNNNNSSITSSNNNGGSVGSNINSGGGGSGGAASANNVVPAKSANNNHSPLHIATMLNTLSLNSNPPSQHQSAVQGPYLVRLQNVPKDTTLRECHALFALAHGVISIELSSFQQYAERSQTSGQESTNYIVAKFDSLYLACQYAMILDEKSQIFGPSFPFKTYVEVVDELTQQQMPFHTQMQLHQGSPPAPSQVTPYQQPLLSASGVVSPPQSASSVKRPSLLVQRSRFSFTDPFSGDQLNQPSQQPDSITTPLKGHQDTGKSFLLMESDEINDSIWGNGTGIPSSISGLTNSQPPTPHLEWGTTGRRQSSSFYPSQPNTEIPPIHLTGQVQSSSQLATGLQQPLPQPQPQRQSLSYNLVTPLSSDMNLSTQAVQGGVLPHQPPTQQQQQQQQQQQQQQQQQQQQQQQQQQQQQQQQPQSQQHQQQQQQQQQQSSQQSVVSQPQSQSTTSSQQKLVNRNSMSKTLQGNGPRNAAAALQNTNGISQVDLSLLAKVPPPANPADQNPPCNTLYVGNLPPDATEQELRQLFSSQKGFRRLSFRNKNNNGNGHGPMCFVEFEDVAHATRALAELYGSQLSRTNGSHNSKGGIRLSFSKNPLGVRGPNSRRGGNVNSNGGTGTTNYSYAAAFSKS
- the SHS1 gene encoding septin SHS1 (similar to Ashbya gossypii ABL159W) is translated as MDAVEFSNNPPAALFRRKKEQKRGVTYTVLLVGPSGTGKTTFANNLLESTIFPHRYQTERVYEENAVVKVVNPTKVVTFTSKSGIPSYMSAFDAAGAHLEPGITITSTSVEVCNDRASDDPRDRMCLNLIDTHGIGENLDNELCFDEVVAYLEQQFDLVLAEETRIKRNPRFEDGRVHAAIYFIEPTGHGLRELDIEMMKKLSRYTNVLPIISRADSFTTEELVNFKRAIMDDIEYFNVPIYKFELDEDEEDEDAIAEVRDLAELQPFAVVCSDIKGPNGKYMRSYPWGDIMIDDENISDLRALKSVLFGTHLQEFKDTTHNLLYENYRAEKLSSISEWDTTRSSSSRNNTSDERYSATPSLSNFASLVTTGNCKSQQSFSTLPNSDIPAPSTPNIDTDGTSREADSPIRRLSVTIRRDNEEIIRNIKNSPSATDSGSQNRSKLRNISETLPYVLRHERIIAKQQKLEELETQSARELQRRIQELEKKAMELKLKEKLLKQQRINGSNTTINSAVTATTSASTEAVASTIVAATTDAPISAVTNETPAGDSSVVPPSSHAGASAESDSFATASNSGGYVAAYMK